GTGCCGGTCATCCGTCCGAAGGTCTCCGAGACGACCTGCCTGGGAGCGGCGTACGCGGCCGGGCTGGCGACCGGGGTGTGGAACGACCTCGACGAGCTCAAGTCGCACTGGCAGAAGGACGTCGAGTGGACGCCCGCGATGGAGGCGACGGTCCGCGACCGCGAATACCACAACTGGCGCAAGGCCGTGGAGAAGAGCTTCGGCTGGGAGGACGACAGGACCTAGCGCCACCGTTCGCGACACAGGTCCACGCGCGCGTGCCACTGGACCGCGGCCCGTACCCCGGTCGGCCGGGGTACGGGCCGTGCGCGTGTGGGACGGTGCGGGACCGTCAGGTGGTGACGGTCGCGCGGCGGTCGGCCGCGTATGCCATCGCGTGCTGGACGACTCCGATGAGGACCTCCTTGACCGACTCCCGGTTGCGCGCGTCGCACAGCACGAGCGGCACGCTGGGGTCGAGGTCGAGTGCCGCACGGACGGACTGCGACGGGTAACGGGCAGCTCCGTCGAAGCAGTTGACGCCGACCACGAAGGGTATGGAGCGCCGCTCGAAGTAGTCGACCGCGGCGAAACTGTCCTCCAGGCGGCGGGTGTCGGCGAGGACGACCGCGCCCAGCGCTCCGGTGGCGAGCTCGTCCCAGAGGAACCAGAAGCGGTCCTGCCCGGGCGTACCGAAGAGGTACAGCACGAGGTCCTCGCGGAGCGTGATGCGGCCGAAGTCCATCGCCACGGTGGTGGTGTGCTTGCCCTCCACCCCTCGGATGTCGTCGACCGGGCGGCCCGCCTCCGTGAGCAACTCCTCGGTGCGCAGCGGTTTGATCTCGCTGACCGCGCCGACCAGTGTCGTCTTGCCCGCGCCGAATCCGCCGGCCACGAGGATCTTGAGCGTGACGGGCTCGACCGGGGGCTTGCCGCGCTCAGAACGCCCGAAGATCATCGGTCTCTTCTCCTGCTTGTTCGGAATCGGTCGGCGGTGGGCCGTGGCCCCCGCCGCCGGGGGGTCTCGATGACGTCATCGGCTCGTCGCACCGGAGACGGTGAACCGCGCCTCTCCGCCGGACCATTGTCCCGCACCGCCGCTGCCGCGCCGCTCAGAGCGCTCGGAGGCCGTTGATCACGTCGCGCAGAATATTCTCGTCCACCAGCTCGGCGGGGGGCACGGGACGCGTCACATGGACCATTTCCTCGTCCACGAGGTCCCCGATGAGGACCCGCACCACACCGATGGGGAGATTGAGTTCGGCAGCGAGTTCGGCAACCGACTGGGGGGTGTCACGACAGAGTTCGACGATGTCCACGTGTTCCGGGGACAGCGTGTGATCAGCTTCCGGGTCGTCCGCGTGCGCCTCCGCGACGACCACCGCGATCAGGTCGAGGCGGTGCTGGGCCGCATGGCTGGTGCGGCCTCGCGTCATGGCGTACGGACGGACGACCGGTCCCGCCTCGTCGTCGAACCAGTGGCTTCTGGGTTGACCGTCTCCGCTCATGTCATCCCACTACCCGCCTGTGGGCAGATCGGTGCGCGGAGCAGCCGCCAGATGCACACCGACGCGCTTCACCAGGAGGGTCATCTCGTAGGCGACCTGGCCCACGTCCGAGTCGGCGTCCGACAGCACGGCCAGAGCGCTGCCGTCCCCGGCTGCCGTCACGAACAGGAATGCGTCGTCGAGTTCGACGACCGTCTGGCGGACGTTACCGGCGTCGAAATGGCGCCCCACACCCTTGGCGAGGCTGTGGAATCCGGAGGCGACGGCGGCAAGGTGCTCACTGTCCTCCCGGCTGAGGTCCTTGGAGACCCCGGTGGGCAGCCCGTCGCCGGAGAGCACAAGCGCTCTGCGGATGCTGGCGACCCGGTCGACGAGGTCGTCGAGGAGCCAGTTGAGCTCCCCCGACGCCTTGTCGTTCGCGGTCTGGCCGGTCGCCTTCGGTGCGGTCATCGACCGTCCCCCTTACTCGTTCCTTGTGCTGTGCCGTCCGTGGCGCCGTCGTCCACGGCGTTCTCCTCACGACCACGCTGCCAACCGCGCTGCAGCGAGGCCATGCGGCTGCGGACCTCGTCGGCGTCGCGATCGAGGGGGTCCGCCCCGTCCTGGGTACGTGGGTTCATGCGTTCGGTGCGCCGCTCCGGGCCGTCCCTCAGCTGGGGGGCCAGGTTGGCCTGCCGGACACGGCGAGGCAGTCCTGCCGTACCGGACGCGGCGGGGTCGGGTGCCGTACCGGAGCCCCCGCGCCGGTCACGCTGCGGAAGTGCCGGGGCCTCCGGCAACCGGTCGCCGAGGCTGTTGCGGGACGCCTCCGCCCGTCCGGCGGTGCCGCGGGCGGGCACGTCGGGGCGGTCGCTGACAGAACGGTCACCGAAGCGCGAGGCAAAGGGTTCCGCCGGCTTCCCTCTGCTGTCCCGGGCTCGCCCCGGGGACTCCGTGCGGTCGCCGAAGCCCTCACGCGGGTCGGTTTCTCGGCGGATCGCTGCCTCGCCCCGACGCCGTGCCGGCAGCGGAGCCAGCGTGTCGGGGTCCGTCGAGCCCACGCTCTCCACCGGCTGCTCGTCCGACGACGGGTTGCGACGGGACGGCTGTTCGGTGACCGGACGGCCGTGGGAACTGACCAGCTTGGGAGTCCGGCGGCGCGGCAGCTCCACGGGGTCGCTCAGGTCGCCCGTCGCCCCGGTGACCGAGCGGCGCGTGCGGGAAAGTACACCCTGTTCACTGTCCGCGTCGTCGAAGGAGCCGGGAAAGTCGTTGAGGGCGTCCAGGTCGACCGGCGCCTCAAGCTCGATCGGCCCGTCGATGAGCGAGGGGGGCAGGCCGGGGAGGCGTACGGGCGCCGGGGAGAGCGCGGCCCTGCGGCTCCCCTCGAACTCGGCCTTGGAGGGCTGCGCGCGGTCGAGGCGGAAGCCGATGCCGTTGGTGTCCGGGACGTCGTCCGTGAGCAGCGCGTCGGGGACGAAGACGACGGCCGTCGTGCCACCGTACGGGGACGGCTGGAGGGAGACCCGGACGTTCTGCCGCTGGGCGAGCCGACTGACGACGAACAGGCCGAGCCGGTCCGTGTCGGACAGTTCGAACTCGGGTGTCTCGGCGAGCCGCAGGTTGGCGTCGAGAAGCGCTTCCGCCGCCATACCCAGACCCCGGTCGTGAATCTCCAGGGTGAAGCCGTTGGCGACACGTTCACCCAGAACCTGGATGGCGGTGTGAGGGGGCGAGAACACCGTGGCGTTCTCCAGGAGTTCGGCCACGAGGTGCGTCAGGTCGGCGACGGCCGGTCCGGTGACGGCCATGCGCGGCAGCCTGCGGACCTCGATGCGCTCGTAGTCCTCGACCTCGGCGACGGCGGCGCGTACGACGTCCATCAGCTGGACGGGTTTGCGCCACTGCCGGGAGGGGGCGGCCCCGGAGAGGATCACCAGGCCTTCGGCGTGCCGACGCATACGGGTGGTCAGGTGGTCGAGGCGGAACAGGTCGGCGAGTTCGTCGGTGTCCTCGGTCCGGCGTTCCATGGTGTCGAGCAGGGTGAGCTGCTTGTGCAGCAGGACCTGGCTGCGCCGGGCGAGGTTGACGAAGACCTCCGAGACTCCGGAGCGGAGTTCGGCCTGTTTGACGGCGGCCTCGACGGCAGCGCGCTGCAGGGTGTTGAGGGCCTGACCGACCTCGCCGATCTCGTTCTTGTCGTACTCGAGACGCGGGACCTCGGTCTCCACGTCGACCTGTTCGCCGGCCGACAGACGGCGCATCACGCTGGGCAGTCGTACGCCGGACGCCTCGTGGGCCTCAAGGCGCAGTTGGCGCAGGTCTCGGATGAGGGCGCGGCCGATGCGTACGGACAGGAAGAGCGAGAAGAGCAGGGCGACCAGTCCGAGAACGCCGGCGACGACGGCCTTGACGATGACGCCCGTCACGACCGGACGGACCCGGTCCTGATAGCGGTCGCCCGACTCGTCGTTGAGCTTGCGGAGTTCGTCGAGGACATCGCCCGCAGTGGTGTCCCAGCTCTTCGCCGTGACGCCCCTCGGGTGGCCGGACTCGGCGCCGAT
This genomic interval from Streptomyces sp. B21-083 contains the following:
- a CDS encoding GTP-binding protein, translated to MIFGRSERGKPPVEPVTLKILVAGGFGAGKTTLVGAVSEIKPLRTEELLTEAGRPVDDIRGVEGKHTTTVAMDFGRITLREDLVLYLFGTPGQDRFWFLWDELATGALGAVVLADTRRLEDSFAAVDYFERRSIPFVVGVNCFDGAARYPSQSVRAALDLDPSVPLVLCDARNRESVKEVLIGVVQHAMAYAADRRATVTT
- a CDS encoding DUF742 domain-containing protein, encoding MSGDGQPRSHWFDDEAGPVVRPYAMTRGRTSHAAQHRLDLIAVVVAEAHADDPEADHTLSPEHVDIVELCRDTPQSVAELAAELNLPIGVVRVLIGDLVDEEMVHVTRPVPPAELVDENILRDVINGLRAL
- a CDS encoding roadblock/LC7 domain-containing protein, with product MTAPKATGQTANDKASGELNWLLDDLVDRVASIRRALVLSGDGLPTGVSKDLSREDSEHLAAVASGFHSLAKGVGRHFDAGNVRQTVVELDDAFLFVTAAGDGSALAVLSDADSDVGQVAYEMTLLVKRVGVHLAAAPRTDLPTGG
- a CDS encoding nitrate- and nitrite sensing domain-containing protein translates to MRFRGKSIRRKIVALLLVPLVSLTVIWGFATVLTGREAAELFNVSSIVEKVSYPTEDAVRVLQQERRQTLVYLADPRASDALAALRRSRTATDGVIDKIRANADKSDVRNSISDSDSERLTAVLEAFDGIGPLRRSVEEGTVTRTQALDLYNNLVDPCYVLLANLHIIDNLEMDKQARALVNTARARELLSREDALLGSALVVGRLSRDESRDISDLVAQRTVMYDVSLPLLPLSDRARYDRFWKNASTAPLRVAEQAAIGAESGHPRGVTAKSWDTTAGDVLDELRKLNDESGDRYQDRVRPVVTGVIVKAVVAGVLGLVALLFSLFLSVRIGRALIRDLRQLRLEAHEASGVRLPSVMRRLSAGEQVDVETEVPRLEYDKNEIGEVGQALNTLQRAAVEAAVKQAELRSGVSEVFVNLARRSQVLLHKQLTLLDTMERRTEDTDELADLFRLDHLTTRMRRHAEGLVILSGAAPSRQWRKPVQLMDVVRAAVAEVEDYERIEVRRLPRMAVTGPAVADLTHLVAELLENATVFSPPHTAIQVLGERVANGFTLEIHDRGLGMAAEALLDANLRLAETPEFELSDTDRLGLFVVSRLAQRQNVRVSLQPSPYGGTTAVVFVPDALLTDDVPDTNGIGFRLDRAQPSKAEFEGSRRAALSPAPVRLPGLPPSLIDGPIELEAPVDLDALNDFPGSFDDADSEQGVLSRTRRSVTGATGDLSDPVELPRRRTPKLVSSHGRPVTEQPSRRNPSSDEQPVESVGSTDPDTLAPLPARRRGEAAIRRETDPREGFGDRTESPGRARDSRGKPAEPFASRFGDRSVSDRPDVPARGTAGRAEASRNSLGDRLPEAPALPQRDRRGGSGTAPDPAASGTAGLPRRVRQANLAPQLRDGPERRTERMNPRTQDGADPLDRDADEVRSRMASLQRGWQRGREENAVDDGATDGTAQGTSKGDGR